Proteins co-encoded in one Strix uralensis isolate ZFMK-TIS-50842 chromosome 2, bStrUra1, whole genome shotgun sequence genomic window:
- the LOC141940308 gene encoding olfactory receptor 52B2-like, producing MPRSNLTSLTPAAFILAGIPGMEKLHVWISIPFCSMYLAILLGNGVVLFVIRTERGLHQPMYLFLAMLAVADLVLSTTTVPKMLALFWFNAGEISFGACLTQMFFLHFSFSAESVILLAMALDRFVAICYPLRYAAVLTPSAVAKTGLVALLRSFCIIFPCVFLLKRLPFCGHKVIPHTYCEHMGIARLACADISVNVLYGLAVPIAAVVVDVVLIAVSYVLILLALFRLPSRTARHKAFNTCGSHVCVIFLFYVPAFFTVLTHRFGQEIPHHVHILLANLYVLFPPLLNPVVYGVRTQQIKERVVKVFICPKSRLLQE from the coding sequence GGCTGGCATCCCAGGCATGGAGAAGTTGCACGTCTGGATCTCCATCCCATTCTGCTCCATGTATCTGGCGATCCTGCTGGGAAATGGTGTTGTGCTCTTTGTCATAAGGACAGAGCGTGGCCTCCACCAGCCCATGTACCTCTTCTTGGCCATGCTGGCCGTCGCCGACCTGGTGCTGTCAACCACCACTGTGCCCAAGATGCTGGCTCTGTTCTGGTTCAACGCCGGGGAGATTTCCTTCGGTGCCTGCCTGACCCAGATGTTCTTCCTGCACTTCAGCTTCTCGGCGGAGTCGGTGATCCTGCTGGCCATGGCGTTGGATCGGTTCGTCGCCATCTGCTACCCGCTGCGGTATGCGGCGGTGCTGACCCCCTCGGCCGTTGCCAAAACCGGGCTGGTGGCTTTACTGAGAAGTTTCTGCATCATTTTCCCTTGTGTGTTTCTTCTGAAGCGGCTGCCGTTCTGCGGGCACAAGGTCATCCCGCACACCTACTGCGAGCACATGGGCATCGCCCGCCTGGCCTGCGCCGACATCTCCGTCAACGTCTTGTATGGCCTCGCGGTGCCTATTGCAGCCGTAGTGGTGGATGTCGTACTCATTGCTGTCTCCTATGTCCTAATTCTCCTGGCATTATTCAGACTCCCTTCCAGGACTGCCCGTCATAAGGCTTTCAACACCTGTGGCTCTCACGTCtgtgttatattccttttctatGTTCCTGCTTTTTTCACCGTTTTAACGCATCGCTTTGGTCAGGAAATCCCCCACCACGTCCACATTCTGCTGGCCAACCTCTACGTGCTCTTCCCCCCGCTGCTGAACCCCGTCGTGTACGGTGTGCGGACACAACAGATAAAAGAGAGGGTTGTGAAAGTGTTCATCTGCCCCAAGAGTCGTTTGCTGCAAGAATAG